The Kozakia baliensis genome includes a region encoding these proteins:
- the rpmF gene encoding 50S ribosomal protein L32 codes for MAVPKRKTTPSRQGMRRSHHALTVQAHADCSNCGELKRPHHVCAHCGHYDGREVVAAGKTLKNTVRV; via the coding sequence ATGGCCGTCCCCAAAAGAAAGACCACGCCTTCTCGCCAAGGTATGCGTCGCAGCCACCATGCTCTGACCGTTCAGGCGCATGCAGATTGCAGCAACTGCGGTGAACTGAAGCGCCCTCATCATGTCTGCGCGCATTGCGGGCACTATGACGGTCGTGAAGTCGTCGCGGCTGGCAAGACCCTCAAGAACACCGTCCGCGTCTGA